The following are encoded together in the Triticum dicoccoides isolate Atlit2015 ecotype Zavitan chromosome 6B, WEW_v2.0, whole genome shotgun sequence genome:
- the LOC119326761 gene encoding wall-associated receptor kinase 5-like produces MAFVLLVVVAVMLHLASTSAQPGPGCKTRCGDVDIPYPFGISIGCAIKGFEVICRRTADGTDKPFMFVESVEVLSISVPRGQVRVFSDVSTYCYNTSSRSMVQNAWSLDFSQSPYRFSYVHNKLIVIGCNTLAYINNLGSTAKYTTACAAVCESPAALTNGSCVGAGCCQNDIPKGLRGYSFSFYDVYHNSNSTLFNPCGYAAMVETETFSFSSDFITTTRFNDTDDGRKPLVLDWVVGNETCEVAQDMPSYACHSRNSMCVNSTNGQGYLCNCNDGYEGNPYLFDGCRGKFISLLDPYVNECEKNSSICPKSATCHNTIGGYYCSCSPGRKFVMETKSCNPDITLIIGISIGVIILVIIIFCIRVIFERRKLANVKKQYFQQHGGMLLFEKMKSDQGLSFTVFTEAELKQATNKFDESQILGHGGNGTVYKGIIKDITPVAIKRSALVDDRQKKEFGKEMLILSQINHKNIVKLLGCCLEVEVPMLVYEFIPKGTLFDLIHGKNHKEHLPFSSLLRIVNEAAEGLAFLHSYANPPILHGDVKTSNILLDENYMAKVSDFGASIIAPTDKAQFVTMVQGTCGYLDPEYMQTCCLTDKSDVYSFGVVLLEILTGEEPLKLEGPEVCQSLSSSFLLAMKGNNLDNMLDNQIKGHENMELIVGVADLARQCLETCSENRPSMKEVSEELSRLRKLSRHPWIQCDETDSFLGLIEIEQSSECTEKDERMPINPSSFYLMR; encoded by the exons ATGGCTTTCGTGCTACTGGTAGTTGTTGCAGTCATGTTGCACCTAGCCTCTACATCAGCGCAGCCAGGCCCCGGATGCAAAACACGATGTGGTGATGTCGACATCCCTTATCCGTTTGGTATTAGTATTGGTTGTGCTATTAAAGGTTTCGAGGTCATTTGCCGGAGGACTGCCGATGGCACCGACAAGCCGTTCATGTTTGTTGAGTCGGTGGAGGTTCTGAGCATCTCAGTGCCCCGCGGTCAAGTCCGAGTTTTCTCCGACGTCTCGACATACTGCTACAATACAAGTTCAAGATCAATGGTACAGAACGCTTGGTCCCTTGACTTCTCGCAAAGCCCGTACCGCTTCTCCTATGTACACAACAAGCTCATAGTTATTGGCTGCAACACGCTCGCATACATCAACAACTTGGGAAGCACTGCAAAGTACACGACAGCATGCGCAGCGGTGTGTGAGAGCCCGGCAGCACTGACAAATGGTTCTTGTGTTGGCGCAGGCTGCTGCCAAAACGATATACCAAAGGGTCTAAGGGGCTATAGCTTCAGTTTTTATGACGTTTACCATAATTCCAATAGTACGCTTTTCAACCCATGTGGCTACGCTGCCATGGTGGAGACAGAGACATTTAGTTTCAGCTCGGACTTCATAACCACTACAAGGTTCAATGATACTGACGATGGGCGGAAGCCGCTGGTGCTGGACTGGGTGGTCGGAAATGAAACTTGTGAAGTGGCCCAAGACATGCCTTCTTACGCGTGCCATAGCAGGAACAGCATGTGTGTGAACTCGACTAACGGCCAAGGGTATCTATGCAACTGCAACGACGGATATGAAGGGAACCCTTACCTCTTTGACGGATGCAGAGGCAAGTTCATTTCTTTGCTTGATCCCT atgtcaatgaatgtgagaaGAATTCAAGTATATGCCCGAAGTCTGCAACATGCCACAACACTATAGGAGGGTACTATTGTTCATGTTCTCCAGGCAGAAAGTTTGTAATGGAAACAAAATCTTGTAACCCAGACATCACCCTAATCATAG GCATTAGCATCGGTGTTATCATCCTGGTGATTATCATCTTCTGCATACGTGTAATATTTGAGAGAAGAAAGCTTGCGAATGTCAAAAAACAGTATTTTCAGCAGCATGGAGGGATGCTATTGTTTGAGAAGATGAAATCAGATCAGGGACTTTCATTTACAGTGTTTACTGAAGCAGAACTGAAACAAGCAACCAATAAATTTGACGAAAGCCAGATTCTTGGACATGGAGGCAATGGCACTGTGTACAAGGGAATAATTAAGGATATCACTCCAGTGGCAATTAAAAGGAGTGCATTGGTTGATGATAGGCAGAAGAAGGAATTTGGCAAAGAAATGTTGATTCTTTCCCAGATCAATCACAAGAACATTGTCAAGCTATTGGGGTGTTGCCTTGAGGTGGAAGTCCCCATGCTAGTATATGAGTTCATCCCAAAAGGAACATTGTTTGATCTTATTCACGGCAAGAACCATAAAGAGCATCTTCCTTTCAGTTCTCTTCTAAGGATCGTCAATGAGGCAGCTGAGGGGCTTGCATTTTTACATTCCTACGCAAACCCACCAATTCTACATGGTGATGTGAAAACCTCTAACATCCTTCTTGATGAGAATTACATGGCAAAGGTGTCAGATTTTGGGGCATCTATAATAGCACCAACTGACAAAGCCCAGTTCGTCACAATGGTTCAAGGGACATGTGGTTATCTGGACCCCGAATATATGCAGACATGTTGCTTGACAGACAAAAGCGATGTTTATAGCTTCGGTGTTGTTCTTCTAGAGATCCTAACTGGGGAGGAGCCACTGAAACTTGAAGGTCCTGAGGTATGCCAGAGCCTGTCGTCGAGTTTCCTGCTGGCTATGAAAGGGAACAATCTTGATAATATGCTCGACAATCAAATAAAAGGTCATGAGAACATGGAGTTGATTGTAGGGGTAGCAGATCTAGCTAGGCAATGCTTGGAAACGTGCAGTGAAAATAGGCCCTCGATGAAAGAGGTATCTGAGGAGCTTAGCAGATTAAGGAAGCTTTCGAGGCATCCTTGGATACAGTGTGATGAGACAGATAGCTTTCTCGGTCTGATTGAAATAGAACAAAGTTCTGAGTGCACAGAGAAGGATGAAAGAATGCCCATAAATCCAAGCAGTTTTTACCTTATGAGGTGA